In the genome of Streptomyces fagopyri, the window CCTGGCGGCCCGGGGCCTCGCGGGGACGCTGGGCCTCGCGGAGTACGCGGAGTTCCGCCGCCGCACGGTGGGCATCCACCACAGCATCGACGCGGGTGAACGCAGTCGCGGCTTCGAGGTGCCGCCGCAGGTCCAGGCGCACGAACTGATGGTCCGGATGCGGGACCTGGCCGCGGACACCATCGGGTTCATGAACGACATCCACTCCTTCGAACGCGAGAGGCGCCGGGGCGACGGCCACAACCTGATCGCCGTGCTGCACCGGCAGCGCGGCAGCACCTGGGAAGAGGCCACGGCGGAGGCCTACCGGATGACCAGGGACCGTCTCGACGAGTACCTGGCACTGGAGGCGCGCGTCCCGCGGATGTGCGAAGAGCTCGGCCTCGACGCCGAGCAGCGGGTCCGGGTGCGGATGGGCGTGGAGGCCATCCAGCACTGGATCAGCGGGAACTACGAATGGGCGCTGACCTCGGGACGGTACGCCGCCGCGAAGGACGGCCCGGCCGTGACGGCCGAACTGGCCGGCAAGGGATCGCTGGACGACCTCCTGGTGGTGTGACACCCCGGCGAACCCCTGCCGTCCGCGCCGAAGACCCGGCCGGGTCACCAACCCGCCGGGTCGACTGCCCGGCCGGGTCACCAGTCCGCCGGAGCAATTGCCCGGCCGGGCCCGCGAGCCTGGCCGGTCCCTACGTCCAGCCGGTCCCGACGACCGGCCGGGCGGGACTCCCGTCCCAGCGGGACACCCGTCCCAGCGGTACACCCGTGCCGGCCGGGGACCCGGCCGTCATTCCTCCTCGGTCCGCGCCGCGAACTCGACCGGCAGCCGGTCCAGTCGGGCCTCCCACGTGGACGCCGTCGAGGTCAGCTCCCCGGCCGGAACGGCCAGCCGCAGGCCCGGCAACCGGTGCAGCAGGACGTCGACGGCCGTCCCGATGATGGCCTGGCCGATGCCCTGTCCGGGGCACTCGTGCGCGCCGCCGCTGAACGCCAGGTGCGACTGGTTGCCCCGCACCGAGACACCTGCGTCGGGCCGGATCTCCGGGTCCAGGTTGGCCGCGCCGAGGGCGAGCACCAGCAGGTCGCCCTCCTTGATGCGCCGGCCGGCGAGTTCGAGGTCCACGGCGGCGAAGCGCCCCGGCAGGACGGCGAGCGGCGGGGTGTTCCACAGCACCTCCTCGACGACGGCGGAGACGTCGAGTTCCCCGCCGACCAGCCCGGCGAGCCGCGAGGTGTCGGTCAGGACCAGTTGGAGCACGCGGGCCAGCAGATTGCTGGTGGTGGTGTGCGCGGTGATCAGTACCAGACGCAGATGGCTGAGGATCTCGTCCGCGTCGAGACCCGCCTCGTGCGCGATCAGCCCGGTCGTGAAGTCGGCGCCGGGCTCGGCGCGTTTGCGCTCGGCGAGATCCGCGAGGATACGCATGATCAGGTCGTTGTGGGCGAGGGCGTCCTCGCCGCCCTTGATCACCTGGGCGCAGGAGACGGCGAGGTTGCGCCCCTCGGCCGCCGGAAGTCCGAACATCCGGGTCAGGACGAGCATCGGCAGATACTCGGCGAACTCGCTCACCAGGTCGGCGCTGCCCCTGCCGGCGAACGCGTCGATCTGCCGGTGGGCGAAGTGCGCGACGTGACGCCGGATGCCACGTCCCGCGAGGGCCCGCAGGTTGTCGGTGACCGCGCCGCGCAGCCTGCGGTGCGGCGCGCCGTCCTGGGACACGCAGTCGGGCCGCCAGCCCAGCATCGGGATCAGCGGTGACGTGTCGTCGACACGGCCTTCCTTCCGGTCCCGCCAGACACGGGCGTCCCGGCTGAACTGATGCGCGTTGTCGAGCACCCGCCGGTTCTCCCGGTAGCCGAGGACGAGCCAGGCGGGAACGTCGCCCTCCAGGACAACCGGGGCCACCGCCCCGTACTCCGCGCGCAGCCGGGCGTAGATCCCGTACGGATCGGTCGCCGACCCCGGTCCGTACAACCGGGTCGGACCGCCGCCGTCCGCCGCCCCGCCGTCCGCGCGGCCGGGGTCGCCGCCGTCCGGGCGGACCGGTGCGTCATCGTCCGGGCGGACCGGTGTGTCATGGCCCACGAGGTCGGGGACGCCGGCGATCGCGCCACCGATCGTGCCGTCGTTCGCATCGCCGCGTCCCTCGCCATGCGCTTCGCCATGCGCTTCGCCGTGTGCGACCGGGCAGCCGCGGGGAGCACCGGGACCGTGCGCGAGCCGGTCGTTCATCGCGTCTCCCGAGCGGCGGCGGAGCGTTCCTGCAAGTGGCGTACGAGCGCGATGAGGACGTCACGGCTGGAGATCCGGTCTCGGGCGTCGCAGGCGACGATCGGGGTGTGCGCCGGAAGGTCGAGGGCGTCGCGGATCTCCTCGACCGGATGCCGCGGCGAGTCCGGGAAGACGTTCAGCGCGATCACGAAGGGCACGTCCTGCCGTTCCATCTCCTCGATGGCCCGGAAGCTGGAGGCCAGCCGCCGGGTGTCCACCAGGACGACCGCCCCGAGGGCGCCCTTGAACAGGCCGTTCCACAGGAACCAGAACCGCTCCTGGCCCGGTGTCCCGAACAGGTACAGCACCAGTTCGTCGTTGAGGGAGATCTTGCCGAAGTCCATGCTGACGGTGGTCCGCGTCTTGCCGGTCACACCGATCAGGTCGTCGAGGCCGGCGCCGGCCTCGGTCAGCGACTCCTCGGTGGTCAGCGGTTTGATGTCGCTGACCGAAGCCACCAGGGTGGTCTTGCCGGTACCGAAGCCGCCGGCGATCATCACCTTCACCGAGCGGGGGCCGCGGTCCGGCCCCCGGCCGGGACGGTCAAAGCCTTTGGAGTCCACGGAGTACCTCCTCGAGGAGCGCGCGGCCGGGCCCGCGACCGGTGTCCGGCGCCGGTAGGGGATGGCGGGCCTCGACGCGGTCCGCGTCCAGCAGATCGGCCAGGAGCACCGCGAGAATGTTGAAGGGAAGTCGGAGGTGGGCGCCGAGTTCGGCCACCGAAAGCGGCTCACGGCAACGCCGGAGGATCTCCTCGTGCTCGTGCTGCATGCCCGGGTCGGGTACGCCGCGGGAGACGATGAGGGTCGCGACGTCGAGGCCCGCCGCCGGACCGCCGCCCGGCCCACTGCGTCCGCCGGTGAGGACGTAGTAACGCTCAAGGCCGGACGGGTCCGTGGGCCGGCGGGGCGCACTCATCCAGAGTGCTCCTCCAACCGTGGCTCGGTGCCCAGGAGTTCGCCCATCCTGCGGGCCAGATCCCTCATCTGGTGACCGAGAAGGCCCTGGTCGAGGCCTTCCCTGGCCAGCACCCCGAGGTAGGTCTCCACCCCGGCGCGCACCACGAACAGATGACCGCCGTCGACCTCGATCATCGCCAGCCGCAGCCCCCCGGCGTAGCGGGGGAACTGCTCCGCCACCGGCTGGGCCAGCGCCTGCAGACCCGCGACCACGGCGGCGAACCGGTCCACGTCGTCGGGGTCGTCGGCACCGTAGGAGGTGATCGCCTTGCCGTCGCTCGAAGCCACGAGGGCGAAGCGGATCTCCTTGATGCTCTCCGTGAGGTCGCGAAGCGCCCAGCTCACGTCGGTTCCCTGTTGCGTCATGTGAACTAGTCGCTCTCTTCGGTGCGGTGTTCGTCGGACTCACGTCCCGCGGCCGTCCCGTGCGCCGGTGCGCTCTCCCGTCCGGCCGCGGCGAAGGCGGCGAGACCGGCGAAGGACGCGTCGGGGGGTACGACGGCCACGGACTCCTCGGTTCGGGGCGCGGCATCGGGGCGAGGTGCCGCGTCGGTGCGGGGCGCGCCATCGGGGCCGGGCGCGCCATCGGGGCGGGGCTCCGACGCTCCGGTCCGCCTGCCGCGGCGCCGGGGAAGTCCGCCGGGAGTGGTGTCCGGCCCCGCCGCGCCCGGGATCGCGGCGGGCGGGGCGGGATCGGTGACGGTCGCGGGCAGCGGACTGAAGTACTTGTGCGGTACGACGACCACCACCGAGGTGCCGAGCCAGGGCGAGTCGGCGAAGGTGACCCGGATGCCGTAGCGGCGTGCCAGCGTGCCCACCACGCGCAGGCCGAGGTTCGCGTCCTCCGAGATGCCGCCGAGACCCGCGCCGGCCTCGGTGCCCGCGAGGGTGCGCGCGGCCTCCCGCTTCTTCTCCTCGCTCAGCCCCTTGCCCGCGTCCTGGATCTCGACGCCGACCCCGTTGGGTACCTCCCGGCCGGAGACGACCACCGCTTCGGTGGGCGGCGAGTAGCGTGCCGCGTTGTCCAGGAGATGGGCGAAGATCAGCGTGAGGTGGTCG includes:
- a CDS encoding DUF742 domain-containing protein, which codes for MSAPRRPTDPSGLERYYVLTGGRSGPGGGPAAGLDVATLIVSRGVPDPGMQHEHEEILRRCREPLSVAELGAHLRLPFNILAVLLADLLDADRVEARHPLPAPDTGRGPGRALLEEVLRGLQRL
- a CDS encoding 7-epi-alpha-eudesmol synthase, whose product is MPQDVRFDLPFRTPVSAHLESAREHHLRWVWERGLVRSRAGFEEYRSWDLPEAAARTYPHASADDLVVLMNWFSLAFLFDDQFDTASPDRADRIAEVARELIATPLRPAGTAPRVVCPITVAWAEVWTHLSHGMSLAWRTRFAASWGRFLVAHTEEVDLAARGLAGTLGLAEYAEFRRRTVGIHHSIDAGERSRGFEVPPQVQAHELMVRMRDLAADTIGFMNDIHSFERERRRGDGHNLIAVLHRQRGSTWEEATAEAYRMTRDRLDEYLALEARVPRMCEELGLDAEQRVRVRMGVEAIQHWISGNYEWALTSGRYAAAKDGPAVTAELAGKGSLDDLLVV
- a CDS encoding cytochrome P450, coding for MNDRLAHGPGAPRGCPVAHGEAHGEAHGEGRGDANDGTIGGAIAGVPDLVGHDTPVRPDDDAPVRPDGGDPGRADGGAADGGGPTRLYGPGSATDPYGIYARLRAEYGAVAPVVLEGDVPAWLVLGYRENRRVLDNAHQFSRDARVWRDRKEGRVDDTSPLIPMLGWRPDCVSQDGAPHRRLRGAVTDNLRALAGRGIRRHVAHFAHRQIDAFAGRGSADLVSEFAEYLPMLVLTRMFGLPAAEGRNLAVSCAQVIKGGEDALAHNDLIMRILADLAERKRAEPGADFTTGLIAHEAGLDADEILSHLRLVLITAHTTTSNLLARVLQLVLTDTSRLAGLVGGELDVSAVVEEVLWNTPPLAVLPGRFAAVDLELAGRRIKEGDLLVLALGAANLDPEIRPDAGVSVRGNQSHLAFSGGAHECPGQGIGQAIIGTAVDVLLHRLPGLRLAVPAGELTSTASTWEARLDRLPVEFAARTEEE
- a CDS encoding GTP-binding protein, with translation MDSKGFDRPGRGPDRGPRSVKVMIAGGFGTGKTTLVASVSDIKPLTTEESLTEAGAGLDDLIGVTGKTRTTVSMDFGKISLNDELVLYLFGTPGQERFWFLWNGLFKGALGAVVLVDTRRLASSFRAIEEMERQDVPFVIALNVFPDSPRHPVEEIRDALDLPAHTPIVACDARDRISSRDVLIALVRHLQERSAAARETR
- a CDS encoding roadblock/LC7 domain-containing protein, whose translation is MTQQGTDVSWALRDLTESIKEIRFALVASSDGKAITSYGADDPDDVDRFAAVVAGLQALAQPVAEQFPRYAGGLRLAMIEVDGGHLFVVRAGVETYLGVLAREGLDQGLLGHQMRDLARRMGELLGTEPRLEEHSG